One window of the Rosa rugosa chromosome 3, drRosRugo1.1, whole genome shotgun sequence genome contains the following:
- the LOC133740815 gene encoding putative GATA transcription factor 22 has protein sequence MRSTPTYLNPPSFPFSLENFVADQAAQDQRLKLFISSSLPYGGASCSLSFPAFFDSLTDQSGISSTSITVGDQALLYKGQRANKSIWQGETSYDQVCSSSSLVHPVSDVSNEEYRKLSVSTDQIIENNEDHESNTNRPVKWTPLTMKLMQKMTHEPDQVPEKIPLTYKFQSARRDDQHRETNTGETSSSSSLTISNNKSSSSIVSAVRVCSDCSTNTTPLWRSGPRGPKSLCNACGIRQRKARRSMAEAAAAATGLAGGSTGPAATTAATTDKSSSMSKGKEKKSRQNHYVTVSCKKKRKLIMTDDSTSTAAPSIYYKRNDKQLCNFKQVAASPPSALFPRDVEEAATLLMDLSSGLSMNHS, from the exons ATGAGGAGTACTCCAACATATCTGAACCCACCATCCTTTCCTTTCTCCCTTGAAAATTTTGTAGCAGATCAGGCAGCACAGGATCAACGCCTAAAactcttcatctcatcatcactACCATATGGCGGTGCTTCTTGTTCTCTCTCATTTCCTGCTTTCTTTGACTCCCTTACTGATCAGTCGGGGATCTCTAGTACGAGTATTACTGTTGGAGATCAAGCCCTACTATATAAGGGGCAAAGG GCGAATAAGAGCATATGGCAAGGTGAAACAAGTTATGATCAAGTATGCTCATCATCTTCTTTAGTTCATCCTGTGTCCGATGTTAGCAACGAGGAGTACCGTAAGTTATCTGTATCCACTGATCAAATAATTGAGAATAATGAAGACCATGAGAGTAACACTAATAGGCCAGTAAAGTGGACACCCTTGACGATGAAGTTGATGCAAAAGATGACCCATGAACCGGATCAAGTGCCTGAAAAAATTCCCCTTACTTATAAGTTCCAAAGCGCTCGTCGTGATGATCAGCATCGAGAAACTAATACTGGCGAaaccagcagcagcagcagcttaaCAATTTCCAATAACAAGAGTAGTAGCAGTATAGTGTCTGCCGTTAGGGTTTGTTCGGATTGCAGCACCAACACAACCCCACTTTGGAGGAGTGGTCCTCGAGGTCCCAAG TCACTATGCAATGCGTGTGGAATTCGACAGAGGAAAGCGAGAAGATCCATGGctgaagctgctgctgctgcaactGGATTGGCAGGTGGCAGCACCGGCCCGGCGGCTACTACAGCTGCTACTACCGACAAATCATCATCTATGAGTAAGGGTAAGGAGAAAAAATCACGACAAAACCACTATGTCACAGTGAgttgcaagaagaaaagaaaactcatCATGACCGACGACAGTACTAGTACTGCAGCACCTAGCATATATTACAAGAGAAATGATAAACAGCTCTGTAATTTCAAGCAGGTAGCTGCCTCTCCACCATCAGCACTATTTCCTCGAGATGTTGAAGAAGCTGCTACCCTGCTAATGGACCTATCTTCTGGCCTGAGTATGAACCACTCTTGA
- the LOC133741530 gene encoding glycine dehydrogenase (decarboxylating), mitochondrial: MERARRLANRAFVKRLVSEAKQFRQNESSSALLGSSSSPVMYTPSRYVSSLSSFMRTNPRSDSLLGKTGIAGSQQTRSIAVEALKNSDTFARRHNSATPDEQTKMAELCGFNGLDSLIDATVPKSIRLESMKFSKFDEGLTESQMLEHMKGLASKNKLFKSYIGMGYYNTYVPPVILRNIMENPAWYTQYTPYQAEISQGRLESLLNFQTLITDLTGLPMSNASLLDEGTAAAEAMAMCNNIQKGKKKTFLIANNCHPQTIDICKTRADGFDLKVVTADLKDIDYKSGDVCGVLVQYPGTEGEVLDYGEFIKNAHANGVKVVMASDLLALTLLKPPGELGADIVVGSAQRFGVPMGYGGPHAAFLATSQEYKRMMPGRIIGVSVDSSGKPALRMAMQTREQHIRRDKATSNICTAQALLANMAAMYAVYHGPEGLKTISQRVHGLAGAFAVGLKKLGTAEVQSLPFFDTVKVTVGDAHAIADAAAKNGINLRVLDSKTITVSFDETTTLEDVDQLFKIFALGKPVSFTAASLAPEVKTAIPSGLTRETPYLTHPIFNSYHTEHELLRYIHKLQSKDLSLCHSMIPLGSCTMKLNATTEMMPVTWPNFSDIHPFAPTEQAEGYQEMFRDLGDLLCSITGFDSFSLQPNAGAAGEYAGLMVIRAYHFARGDHHRNVCIIPVSAHGTNPASAAMCGMKIVTIGTDAKGNINIEELKKAAESNKDNLSALMVTYPSTHGVYEEGIDEICKIIHDNGGQVYMDGANMNAQVGLTSPGWIGADVCHLNLHKTFCIPHGGGGPGMGPIGVKAHLAPYLPSHPVVPTGGIPAPEKSQPLGTISAAPWGSALILPISYTYIAMMGSKGLTDASKIAILNANYMAKRLENYYPILFRGVNGTVAHEFIVDLRGFKNTAGIEPEDVAKRLMDYGFHGPTMSWPVPGTLMIEPTESESKAELDRFCDALISIREEIGQIEKGKADIHNNVLKGAPHPSSLLMGDTWSKPYSREYAAFPASWLRSSKFWPTTGRVDNVYGDRNLICTLQPEPVEETAAAATA; the protein is encoded by the exons ATGGAGCGTGCTCGGCGATTGGCGAACCGGGCTTTCGTGAAGCGCTTGGTTTCGGAAGCCAAGCAGTTTCGCCAGAATGAGAGCTCCTCTGCTCTGCTGGGGTCTTCCTCCTCCCCTGTTATGTACACACCTTCAAGGTACGTTTCTTCATTGTCTTCATTCATGCGCACAAATCCCAGATCAGATTCGTTGCTAGGCAAAACTGGTATTGCCGGGTCACAACAGACCCGGTCCATTGCCGTTGAGGCCTTGAAAAACAGTGACACCTTCGCTCGCCGCCATAACTCAGCTACCCCAGATGAGCAGACCAAAATGGCCGAGCTGTGTGGGTTCAACGGCCTCGATTCTCTCATCGATGCCACCGTGCCCAAATCGATTCGTCTTGAATCGATGAAGTTCTCAAAGTTCGATGAGGGGTTGACAGAGAGCCAAATGCTTGAGCACATGAAAGGTTTGGCTTCTAAAAACAAGTTGTTCAAGTCGTATATTGGGATGGGGTACTATAACACTTATGTTCCGCCTGTGATTTTGAGGAACATAATGGAGAATCCAGCTTGGTACACCCAGTACACTCCGTACCAGGCTGAGATTTCTCAGGGCAGGCTTGAGTCTTTGCTCAATTTCCAGACCTTGATCACTGACCTTACTGGCCTTCCCATGTCAAATGCTTCATTACTTGATGAGGGAACCGCAGCTGCCGAAGCAATGGCCATGTGTAACAATATTCaaaaggggaagaagaagacttTTCTTATTGCTAACAATTGTCACCCCCAGACTATTGATATTTGCAAGACTAGAGCTGATGGTTTCGATCTCAAGGTCGTGACCGCGGATCTTAAGGACATTGATTACAAGAGTGGTGACGTTTGTGGTGTGCTTGTTCAGTATCCGGGGACTGAGGGTGAGGTGTTGGACTATGGGGAGTTTATTAAGAATGCTCATGCTAATGGTGTCAAGGTTGTGATGGCGTCTGATCTGTTGGCATTGACACTTTTGAAGCCGCCGGGTGAGTTGGGGGCGGATATTGTGGTGGGTTCTGCTCAGAGGTTTGGTGTGCCGATGGGGTATGGAGGTCCTCATGCAGCATTCCTGGCCACTTCTCAAGAGTACAAGAGGATGATGCCAGGAAGAATTATCGGTGTTAGTGTTGATTCTTCGGGGAAGCCTGCGCTGCGTATGGCCATGCAGACAAGGGAGCAACATATCCGAAGGGACAAGGCTACCAGCAACATTTGCACTGCTCAG GCTTTACTTGCAAATATGGCTGCTATGTATGCTGTTTATCATGGACCTGAAGGCCTTAAAACCATTTCCCAAAGGGTGCATGGTCTTGCTGGGGCTTTTGCAGTTGGATTAAAGAAACTTGGGACAGCGGAAGTTCAGAGCCTTCCCTTCTTTGACACCGTCAAGGTTACAGTTGGTGATGCACATGCAATTGCTGATGCTGCTGCCAAGAACGGAATTAACTTGAGAGTACTGGACTCAAAAACT ATCACTGTTTCATTTGATGAAACAACTACCTTGGAGGATGTTGATcaacttttcaaaatttttgctTTGGGCAAGCCT GTCTCTTTTACTGCTGCATCTCTTGCACCAGAAGTAAAGACCGCTATCCCTTCTGGACTAACAAGGGAGACCCCATATCTTACCCACCCAATCTTCAACTC GTATCATACTGAGCATGAGTTGCTACGATACATTCACAAGTTGCAGTCTAAGGATCTTTCATTATGCCACAGTATGATTCCATTGGGATCCTGTACAATGAAATTAAATGCAACAACTGAAATGATGCCAGTGACATGGCCTAATTTCTCAGACATTCATCCTTTTGCCCCTACAGAACAAGCTGAGGGTTATCAG GAAATGTTCAGAGATTTGGGTGATCTATTGTGTAGCATCACTGGGTTTGACTCTTTCTCATTGCAACCTAATGCCGGAGCTGCTGGAGAGTATGCTGGACTGATGGTTATTCGGGCATATCATTTT GCAAGAGGGGATCATCACCGCAATGTGTGTATTATACCTGTTTCTGCACACGGTACAAATCCTGCTAGTGCTGCCATGTGTGGAATGAAAATTGTCACTATTGGAACTGATGCTAAGGGAAACATCAACATTGAAGAGCTGAAGAAGGCTGCTGAATCAAACAAGGACAACCTATCAGCTCTTATG GTGACGTATCCTTCAACTCATGGAGTGTATGAAGAAGGTATTGATGAGATCTGTAAGATAATTCATGACAATGGAGGTCAAGTATACATGGATGGAGCTAACATGAATGCACAG GTGGGTCTGACAAGCCCGGGTTGGATTGGAGCTGATGTCTGCCATTTGAACCTCCATAAGACATTTTGCATTCCACACGGAGGCGGTGGTCCTGGCATGGGTCCTATTGGTGTGAAGGCTCACTTGGCACCATACTTGCCTTCCCATCCTGTG GTTCCTACTGGTGGAATTCCTGCCCCCGAAAAGTCTCAGCCACTTGGTACCATCTCCGCTGCACCTTGGGGATCTGCACTTATTTTGCCAATATCATATACTTATATAGCTATGATGGGTTCCAAGGGACTCACTGATGCATCAAAGATAGCAATTCTGAATGCAAACTACATGGCAAAGCGCTTGGAG aactATTACCCCATTCTTTTCCGTGGTGTCAATGGAACCGTTGCCCATGAGTTCATTGTTGACTTGAGAGGCTTTAAG AACACTGCTGGAATAGAGCCAGAAGATGTTGCCAAGCGTCTGATGGACTACGGATTTCATGGACCAACAATGTCATGGCCAGTTCCTGGCACTCTCATGATTGAACCAACAGAAAGTGAAAGCAAG GCTGAGTTGGACAGGTTTTGCGATGCTCTTATCTCCATCAGAGAAGAGATTGGCCAGATCGAGAAAGGAAAAGCTGATATTCACAACAACGTTCTGAAG GGAGCTCCTCACCCATCATCCCTGCTCATGGGAGACACATGGTCAAAGCCATATTCCCGGGAATATGCAGCCTTCCCAGCTTCGTGGCTCCGTTCTTCGAAGTTCTGGCCTACCACAG GACGTGTTGACAATGTGTATGGTGACCGCAACCTTATCTGCACTCTTCAACCAGAGCCTGTGGAGgaaacagcagcagcagccacTGCTTAG
- the LOC133738005 gene encoding uncharacterized protein LOC133738005 → MTYPAAPVIRPPPQMYPGQGPPPMVRGPPPQFPPPGARPGDPPQQFPSPPMQYGQRPMGPPPPGPPGQMMRGPPPRQGMLPPPGVFGGPPRGMPPPPQNPNQQQQQ, encoded by the coding sequence ATGACGTATCCGGCTGCTCCGGTGATCCGTCCCCCGCCACAGATGTATCCCGGCCAgggaccaccgccaatggtgcgTGGCCCGCCGCCGCAGTTTCCTCCTCCCGGTGCCAGGCCCGGAGACCCACCTCAGCAGTTTCCCAGTCCTCCGATGCAGTATGGGCAAAGACCAATGGGGCCTCCACCGCCCGGGCCTCCGGGGCAGATGATGAGGGGTCCACCACCTCGCCAAGGAATGCTGCCTCCTCCCGGTGTGTTTGGAGGACCTCCACGGGGAATGCCGCCGCCGCCTCAGAACCCCAACCAGCAGCAGCAACAGTGA